GGACATCTACGTGCGCAACCAGGCGGGCCTGTTCGACGTGCAGCCCCACCCCGACTGGGACGACAACGGCTGGATCTACCTGAGCTTCGCCCACGGCAGCGACAGCGCCAATACCCTGCGCGTCATCCGCGGGCGCCTGGACGATCACCGGCTCACGGACATCGAGACCATCTTCACCGCCGAGCCCACCCGCGACACGCCGGTCCACCTGGGCGGTCGCCTGCTGTTCCCGGGCGATGGCACCCTGCTGGTCACCTACGGTGACGGCTTCGACTACCGCGAAGACGCGCAGCGGCTGGACAACCACACCGGCACCATCCTGCGCCTCACGGACGATGGCGACGTGCCGGCGGACAACCCGTTCGCGGAGGCGCCCGACGCGCGCCCGGAGATCTTCAGCTACGGCCACCGCAACGTCCAGGGCGTGATCCGCGATGCCGACAACGACCGCCTCTGGGCCCACGAACACGGCCCCCGCGGCGGTGACGAGCTGAACGTGCTCACCCCCGGCGGCAACTACGGCTGGCCCGTGGCCACCCACGGCGTGGACTACTCCGGTGCGCGCATCACGCCGCACACCTCGCTCCCGGACATGGAAGACCCGGTGTACGTCTGGACCCCGGCCATCGCGCCCGCCGGCATGGCCCAGTACCGGGGAGAGGCGTTCCCGGAGCTGGATGGCGACCTGCTCATCGCCGGGCTGGTGGCACGCAGCATCATCCGGGTTCAGCTCGACGGCACGACGGTCACCGACACCAGCCGGCTGTTCGAGGACCTGGACCGGCGCATGCGCGATGTCCGGGTCGGCCCGGATGGCGCGATTTATCTGCTCACGGACCACGCCGATGGCGAACTCATCCGCATCACACCAGCAAACGGAGACCAGTGAACTGACTACGGCAGCGCCGGCGGGCGAGAAACGCAATGTCGCCATTCTCGCCATCAACCAGGCGCTGTTCCTGATCACGTCGATCACGGTCATGACCCTGGGCGGGCTGGTGGGCCAGCAACTGGCGGCAACGCCGGCGCTCGCCACCCTGCCGGTGGCCGCCATGATGGTGGGCACGGTGGCCTTCACCCTGCCCGCTTCGCTGTTCATGAAACGCTACGGCCGCCGGCCGGGCTTTCTCATCGGCGCCATCTGCGGCGGCGGCCTGGGCGGCGCGATCGCCGTGGCCGGCATTGTCGTCTCCAGCTTCTGGCTGTTCTGTCTCGGCAACCTGCTGCTCGGGCTCTACCAGGGTTTCGCCATGTACTACCGGTTTGCCGCCGCGGATGTCGCCTCCGACGCCTTCCGCAGCCGTGCCATCTCCCTGGTCATGGCCGGCGGCGTCATCGCCGCCTTTCTCGGGCCCTGGAACGCCAGCCAGGCAACCGCCCTGTTCGCCGCCGCCCCCAACGCCGGCCCCTACGCCGTGATCATCGCACTGGCACTGGCGGGCTCCGGGCTGCTCGCGTTCCTGCGGGTGCCCGCGGCCAGCGAACCACCCCCGGACGCCGTGACCCGCTCCTTCGCCGACATCGCGGGGCAACCCGCATTCCGGGTCGCACTCATCACCGCGGCCGTTGGCTATGCCATCATGATCCTGGTCATGACCGCCACGCCCCTGGCCATGCAGGCCGAGGGCTTCGGCATGCGCGAGGCCGCCATGGTCATGCAGTGGCACGTGCTCGGCATGTTTGCCCCCTCGTTCATTACCGGCCACCTGATCGCCCGCTTCGGCCTGGGCAACATGCTGCTCACCGGCTGCGCCGTGCTGGTGGCCTCGGTGGTCGTCGCCGTCAGCGGCGCCACCTTCACGCACTTTCTCACGGCACTGATCCTGCTCGGCATCGGCTGGAATTTCCTGTTCGTCGGCGGCAGCACGCTGCTGACCCAGACCCACACGCCGGCGGAACGGGGCAAGACCCAGGGCGCCAACGACCTGGTGGTGTTCTCCCTGGTGGCGGTCGGGTCGCTGCTGTCGGGGCTGCTGTTGCACAACGTCGGCTGGACCTGGCTGAATCTGCTGATGCTGCCGGCAGTGGCAGTGACCGCCATCGCCGTCTGGCGGCTGCAGCGCTTGCAGTCCCGACCCTAGTCAGGGTCAAGTTTTCCGGTGGCCGGCCGACACGTCCGGGGACACGCGCAGTCGGCCGTGACCAACCCCGCCGACGCGCGCCACGCTACCCGACGGCCTGACGAGGACGGATACCGTGCATGGTCCCTTCAGCACACGCCTGATCACCCTTGCCGCAGTACTCCTGTTGCTGCACGCCCTTGCTCTGGGCGGTATCGCCATGGGGTTGATGCCCACCGGCGTCATCGCGGTGCTCACGCTCGGCGCCGGCGTGCTGATCGCGGCCGCAGCCATCCACCTCTGGGGCACCCGCGCGGACCGTGCCGTACACGAGCTGCGCGCGGGGCTGGACCGCATCCACGGCAGCGGCGGCGACCTCAGTGGCGACCTGTCGCAGGACAGCGCCGATCTCGCCGGCGTGGACTCGGCCAGTGAGCAGGTGGTGGCCCAGCTCCGGGAGACCCTGGGCGACCTGCGCTACCGCGCGCTGGATATCGCCGTGGAAGCGGCCCGCCTGCGCAAGACCACCGGCAGCGCCGAGCAGCGGGCCGAGGATCAGGAGTCCTACTCCCAGCTCATCTTCCAGTCCAGCGAAGAGACCACCCGGGCGCTGGAGGACATCTCCGGGCGCAGCAACGTGATGTCCGCCAACAACGCCGAAAACCTGGAACAGGTGCGCAGCTCCCGGGACGAGCTGGGCCACGCCTCGGACCGCATCACGGAGATGAGCCGGCGCTTCGAGCAGTTCGCGGAGACCGTGGGCCGGCTCACGGACAGCGCCGGACAGATCCGCTCGATCATGAACCTGGTGCAGGGCTTCTCCAACCAGACCAACCTGCTCGCCCTGAATGCCGCGATCGAGGCCTCCCGGGCGGGCGAGGCGGGCCGCGGTTTCGCGGTGGTCGCCGAGGAAGTCCGCGATCTCGCCAGCAAGGTGCACGAGGCCACCAGCCAGATCGACGGCATCGTCGCGGAGATGGATACCCAGGTGCAGGAGACCGTGGCCGGCAGCGAGCAGATGCGCCAGTACGCGGAAGAGACCCGAATCGCCGTGGGCGGCGCCACGGACACCTTTGCCGGCATGGTGGACGCGCTGGAGAACGCCCACGGCGAGCTGATCGCCATCGGCACCTCCATCGAGGAGCTGACGGTCACCAACCAGGACATCCATGCCCGCAGCACGGACATCCGCGACCTGGGCCAGCAGGTGCACCAATCCATGCGCGAGTCCGCCGCGTTCTCCGCCACGCTCCGCGAGGCATCGGAGCGGAGCATGGCGCTGCTGGCCCGCTATCGGCTGGGCGAGGGGACCCTGGAGAGCATCCTCGACACGGCGACGACCTACCGCGATCACATCCAGCGCACGCTGGAGGCGATGCTGGCCGAGGGGGTCAACCTGTTCGACCAGGACTACCAGTGCGTGTTCGACGGCAACCCGAAGAAATACACCACCGCCTATACCGAGGCCTTTTCCCGCCGCTTTCAGGACATGATCGACGCCGGCCGGGATGCAATCCCGGGCGGTGCCTATATGCTGATCATCGACCGCGCCGGTTACGCGGCCATCCACCACTCGAACGTCTCGGAGCCGACCACCGGCGACCCGGAGCACGACGTGCCGCGCAGCCGTCACCAGCGCATCTTCGCCGACAACGACACGGAAATCCGTCGCGCACGCAACACCGACCCGCTGCTGCTGCAGACCTACCTGCGGGATACGGGAGAGGTCTTGAACGATCTCTCGCTGCCCATCATGCTGCAGGACCGGCACTGGGGGGCGCTGATCTGCGGATTCCGCCCCGACGTGGTCATGCGACAGCACCAGGAGTAATGCCGCTCTACGGGCGGCGCCAACGCGGATCGCCCATGGATACAACACCACCCCGGT
The Aquisalimonas asiatica genome window above contains:
- a CDS encoding methyl-accepting chemotaxis protein encodes the protein MHGPFSTRLITLAAVLLLLHALALGGIAMGLMPTGVIAVLTLGAGVLIAAAAIHLWGTRADRAVHELRAGLDRIHGSGGDLSGDLSQDSADLAGVDSASEQVVAQLRETLGDLRYRALDIAVEAARLRKTTGSAEQRAEDQESYSQLIFQSSEETTRALEDISGRSNVMSANNAENLEQVRSSRDELGHASDRITEMSRRFEQFAETVGRLTDSAGQIRSIMNLVQGFSNQTNLLALNAAIEASRAGEAGRGFAVVAEEVRDLASKVHEATSQIDGIVAEMDTQVQETVAGSEQMRQYAEETRIAVGGATDTFAGMVDALENAHGELIAIGTSIEELTVTNQDIHARSTDIRDLGQQVHQSMRESAAFSATLREASERSMALLARYRLGEGTLESILDTATTYRDHIQRTLEAMLAEGVNLFDQDYQCVFDGNPKKYTTAYTEAFSRRFQDMIDAGRDAIPGGAYMLIIDRAGYAAIHHSNVSEPTTGDPEHDVPRSRHQRIFADNDTEIRRARNTDPLLLQTYLRDTGEVLNDLSLPIMLQDRHWGALICGFRPDVVMRQHQE
- a CDS encoding MFS transporter; the encoded protein is MANSSASHQQTETSELTTAAPAGEKRNVAILAINQALFLITSITVMTLGGLVGQQLAATPALATLPVAAMMVGTVAFTLPASLFMKRYGRRPGFLIGAICGGGLGGAIAVAGIVVSSFWLFCLGNLLLGLYQGFAMYYRFAAADVASDAFRSRAISLVMAGGVIAAFLGPWNASQATALFAAAPNAGPYAVIIALALAGSGLLAFLRVPAASEPPPDAVTRSFADIAGQPAFRVALITAAVGYAIMILVMTATPLAMQAEGFGMREAAMVMQWHVLGMFAPSFITGHLIARFGLGNMLLTGCAVLVASVVVAVSGATFTHFLTALILLGIGWNFLFVGGSTLLTQTHTPAERGKTQGANDLVVFSLVAVGSLLSGLLLHNVGWTWLNLLMLPAVAVTAIAVWRLQRLQSRP
- a CDS encoding PQQ-dependent sugar dehydrogenase, whose protein sequence is MPPKRVLAAALATALAVIMPSVAAASPEHQRETIADDLRHPWSLAFLPDGRMLVTEREGGLRVIEDGTLHDDPVAGLPDIYVRNQAGLFDVQPHPDWDDNGWIYLSFAHGSDSANTLRVIRGRLDDHRLTDIETIFTAEPTRDTPVHLGGRLLFPGDGTLLVTYGDGFDYREDAQRLDNHTGTILRLTDDGDVPADNPFAEAPDARPEIFSYGHRNVQGVIRDADNDRLWAHEHGPRGGDELNVLTPGGNYGWPVATHGVDYSGARITPHTSLPDMEDPVYVWTPAIAPAGMAQYRGEAFPELDGDLLIAGLVARSIIRVQLDGTTVTDTSRLFEDLDRRMRDVRVGPDGAIYLLTDHADGELIRITPANGDQ